One window of Siniperca chuatsi isolate FFG_IHB_CAS linkage group LG19, ASM2008510v1, whole genome shotgun sequence genomic DNA carries:
- the znf438 gene encoding LOW QUALITY PROTEIN: zinc finger protein 438 (The sequence of the model RefSeq protein was modified relative to this genomic sequence to represent the inferred CDS: deleted 1 base in 1 codon), protein MKSLQFRSIAPKAPAVVPSPSPAVLSCQPPSALPEATTASSPKSIIMPTQNYALMQIAGQDGTFSLVALPPSVSSQAPQQQQQQTQSIQKNLKLPIPRYQPVRSKGTTDKVKSPPLAARVKTSSKVAVTAQTKSVVSGSSTVMKQKQQESKHTKDTLVPKEEPSEKVILIDPASSDISVTALLPDNAVLYPGSQLERATDGSEQPATTGLIQNLQYPPAAVKSSPGKSPEESKTTVRLSRSKPNAVQPQSSITVLSPAIFSKAVQIIPSPPKGKLPILPYSKMKSTLIPAAKLSSMSPEKKGFSSQTGLTSLLDPTSKTLETAEALGHNQVPNSTLQPQAKTTLMPVLGTLQKPPGKKRGRKRKTMEDILAFEARKKRSLSFFRRRVPEKPPAVVPGSKQKEVDISKKYRSIRPKPVLVMETVPQLVSLPAITPDGQEQELILGHQLPTTTTTKALDCPPQSAPVTLHLRGASHPRVFIGSRPLLRCPTCSRCFQFKHHLQSHMNSHTNSRPYVCPVCRKAYAHSGSLSTHMKLHHSEVLPRRSLGCEFCEKAFGYVGVYFSHLREVHKVVLTVEPSISHHEDDLSVEGAESPEPSDEQDREDPVELQIKCGRCQAITPTFADMKMHLLYVHGEEVQVRLHEGQSLRGGREAENELVKHAAHYWRQLNERRNLVKCGSCDEEFFSFSKLKRHIMSHHQGREGENSGTLSSPDSGGGLGVLAAGAAFNCVLCSEVLDTKEGVMEHWRSRHHCEQPSLLWDALSLYSGQEEGEADGDLDTPAPSPHYPA, encoded by the exons ATGAAGAGCCTTCAGTTCCGGAGCATCGCCCCTAAGGCCCCGGCCGTGGTGCCCTCCCCTTCCCCTGCGGTCCTGTCCTGCCAGCCTCCCTCTGCCCTCCCTGAGGCTACCACCGCCTCCAGCCCCAAGTCCATCATTATGCCCACCCAAAACTATGCACTGATGCAAATAGCAGGTCAGGATGGCACTTTCTCTCTGGTGGCGCTGCCcccttctgtctcctctcaggcaccacagcaacaacagcaacaaaccCAGTCAATTCAAAAGAACCTCAAGTTACCCATTCCCAGATACCAGCCAGTGAGGAGCAAGGGGACCACAGATAAGGTCAAATCACCACCACTAGCTGCCAGGGTGAAAACATCCTCCAAGGTTGCTGTGACAGCGCAGACCAAGTCAGTGGTGAGTGGGTCATCAACAGTGATGAAGCAAAAACAGCAGGAGTCCAAGCACACAAAGGACACCCTAGTGCCCAAAGAGGAGCCTTCAGAGAAGGTAATTCTGATTGACCCAGCCTCCTCTGACATCTCTGTCACTGCTCTACTCCCAGACAATGCTGTCCTGTACCCAGGTTCTCAGTTAGAGCGAGCAACTGATGGCTCTGAACAACCTGCTACAACTGGTCTTATTCAGAACCTCCAGTACCCCCCTGCTGCTGTCAAAAGCTCCCCAGGCAAATCTCCGGAGGAAAGTAAGACTACAGTGAGGTTGAGCCGATCTAAGCCAAATGCAGTCCAGCCACAGAGCAGCATCACTGTCCTGTCCCCAGCCATCTTCAGCAAAGCAGTCCAGATTATCCCATCCCCACCTAAGGGTAAACTGCCCATCCTGCCCTactctaaaatgaaaagcacccTCATCCCAGCTGCCAAACTCAGCAGTATGTCCCCAGAGAAGAAGGGTTTCTCTAGCCAGACAGGACTCACCAGCCTCTTAGATCCTACATCCAAGACCCTCGAGACAGCTGAAGCCTTGGGTCACAACCAGGTGCCAAAC TCCACTCTACAGCCCCAGGCCAAGACCACACTCATGCCTGTGTTGGGAACCCTCCAGAAACCACCTGGcaagaagagggggaggaaaagaaagacaatggAAGACATATTGGCATTTGAGGCCAGAAAGAAGAGGTCCTTGTCTTTCTTCCGTAGAAGGGTCCCAGAAAAACCGCCAGCAGTTGTTCCAGGCTCCAAACAAAAGGAAGTTGATATTTCAAAGAAGTACCGCAGCATCCGACCCAAGCCCGTGTTGGTTATGGAGACAGTTCCCCAACTGGTTAGTTTGCCTGCCATTACCCCAGATGGCCAAGAACAGGAGCTCATACTTGGTCATCAACTCCCCACCACTACCACAACCAAGGCCCTGGACTGTCCACCCCAATCAGCCCCAGTAACCCTCCACCTGAGAGGTGCCTCCCATCCGAGAGTGTTCATAGGCAGCCGTCCGCTCCTCCGTTGCCCCACCTGCAGCCGCTGTTTCCAGTTCAAGCATCACCTCCAGAGCCACATGAACAGTCACACCAACAGTCGGCCCTATGTCTGCCCAGTCTGCCGCAAAGCATACGCTCACTCCGGCAGCCTGAGCACCCACATGAAGCTTCACCACTCTGAGGTACTCCCACGTCGGTCTCTAGGCTGTGAGTTCTGCGAGAAGGCCTTTGGATATGTGGGGGTTTATTTCAGTCATCTGAGAGAGGTCCACAAAGTGGTGCTGACCGTGGAGCCGTCCATCAGCCATCATGAGGATGACTTGTCTGTGGAGGG GGCCGAATCCCCAGAGCCATCAGATGAGCAGGATCGTGAAGACCCAGTGGAGCTGCAGATTAAATGTGGCCGCTGCCAGGCCATCACTCCCACCTTTGCCGACATGAAGATGCACTTGCTGTATGTGCATGGGGAGGAGGTCCAGGTTAGACTTCATGAGGGCCAGTCCCTGCGGGGTGGCCGCGAGGCTGAGAATGAGCTGGTAAAGCATGCTGCCCACTACTGGCGGCAGCTCAATGAGAGGCGCAACCTGGTCAAGTGCGGTAGCTGCGATGAGGAGTTTTTCTCCTTCTCCAAGCTTAAGAGGCACATCATGTCCCACCACCAAGGAAGGGAAGGGGAAAACAGCGGGACACTCTCATCACCAGATAGCGGTGGAGGCCTTGGGGTCCTTGCAGCAGGTGCGGCCTTTAACTGTGTGCTTTGCAGTGAGgtgttggacactaaagagggggTTATGGAGCACTGGAGGAGTCGCCACCACTGTGAGCAGCCCAGCCTGCTGTGGGACGCCCTGAGCTTGTACTCCGGACAGGAAGAGGGTGAGGCAGACGGGGATCTGGACACTCCTGCTCCAAGCCCACACTATCCAGCCTAG